CCTCGGCGCCGTCAACACCGTGGTTCGCCAGCACGACGAGCTGATCGGGGAGAACACGGACGGACAGGGCTTCATCGATGCGCTCCGGTCGGAGCCGGGCTTCGAACCCTCAGGGCGACGCTGCCTGGTGATCGGCGCCGGGGGAGCGGCCAGGGCCGTGGTGCTGGCGCTCGCCCAGGCAGGGGCGGCCGAGGTGGTGGTGGTGAACCGCACGCTGGACCGCGGTCGAGCGGCGGCTGCCCTGGCGGGCGCGATTGGACGGACCGGGCAGGCGGCGGAGATCGGCGACATGGATCTCGTGGTGCACGCCACGCCAGTGGGGATGACGGCGGGGTCCACGTCGATCGGGGATTCCGCTCATCGCCCACTGCTCGTGGAGCCGGACCGGCTCGGCGCCGGCCAGGTCCTCGTCGACCTGGTGTACCAGCCAGCGACGACCGCGCTGATGGAGGCGGCGCACCGACGGGGGGCCACCGCGGTCAACGGCGTGGGCATGCTCGTGCACCAGGCCGCCCTCGCCTTCGAGCTCTGGACCGGCGAGGGCGCTCCCCTGGAGGTGATGCGCACCGCCGCCACCGAGGTGCTGCAGTCGAGAGGCGCGTAAGCGGTGCCGTCGTGCTCCACCGCGCTTGCTCGCCGTCGGGTTGCCTTCGTTCGCGATGACGGAGCTAGCCGTCGGGAACGTGGACGACGCCTTCGCGCTGCAGGCGGGCGCTGATGCGACCCCGCATGACCCGGGCGATGGTGTCCTTCTGTGAGGTCGTGGTCCGCACCACGAGCCGGATGGTGATCGACTCATGGTCCATCGAGTCGACACCCCAGACCTCGGGGGGGCCCAGGCACATCGACGACCACGCCGGGTCCGACGCCACCGCGGCTCCTTCGTCGGCGATCACCTCGGTGGCCCGATCGACGTCGGTCCCGTAGGGCACGACGATGTCGACCAGGGCGCGGGCCCATTGGATCGACGTGTTGCCGACCCGTCGGATCTCGCCGTTGGGCAGATACCAGACGGTGCCATCGACCGACCGAAGCCGTGTGACCCGAAGACTGACCTCCTCGACCGTCCCCTTGGTGTCACCCACGGCGATGGCATCACCAACGCCGTACTGGTCCTCGGCGATGATGAAGAAGCCGGAGAGGAAGTCGCGCACCAGGCTCTGGGCGCCGAACCCCAGGGCGGCGCCGATGACGGTAGCCCCGGCGAGGATGGGCGTGAGATTGATCCCGAGCACACCGAGGATGGTGAGGCCGGCGATGACCCAGACCACGACACGCCAGAGGCTGGCGACCAGGGCACCGATCGTCTCGACCCGGAGCGAGGCCCGAGGCGAGAGCGACTCGAGTCGGGTGCGGGTGCTGAGCGAGCGCAGCATTCGCTTCGCGACCCTGGCGCCGAGCCGGGACGCCAGCCAGGCGACGACGAGGATGAGGATGATCTCGAGGGGGCGGACGACGATGAACTGGACGGTGCGGGCCAGGAACTCGCTGGCTCCGTATTGGCGGAGGAGGTCATGGATGTAGCCCGTGTCGTTCTGACCGCTGATCAGGGGTGTGGTTGCAGCGAAGATCACGCCTGGCATCCTTGCCGACCGAGCCCGGCCCCAGGTTCACAGGCCGGCGGGAAACGGGTCGAACCTCTGGAGGCGGGTAGCCCGAGCGGCGGGCTCGGACCAGGGGTGGCTTGCGCCGCCACCGGGGCTCATTCAGAATCGATGCGGCCACGATAGCGGCGGTCGTGGCGAGGAGGTGATGGTGGCTCTACGCGTCCTGGACCAACCGACCCGGGCTCGGAGCCGCACGTCGATGTTCCAGCACGTCGATGTGGTGCTGGCGTTCGCCACGTTGGCCGTGGCGGCCATGGGCGTGGTGATGGTCTACTCGGCGACCCGAGGCAAGCTGGAGCTCGCCGGCGCCGACCCCCGCTTCTATCTGAAGAAGCAGCTGCTCTACGCCATCATCGGCTTGGCGGTCATGGTCGTCGTGATGTTGATCGACTACCACCAGTTCGAGATCCTGGGCGTTTTCGCCTACGGCGCCGTCCTGCTGGGTCTGCTGGCGGTGCTGAGCCCGCTCGGGAGCAGCGCCCGCGGGTCCCAGCGATGGTTCCAGGTGGGCTCGTTCCAGCTCCAGCCCTCGGCCTTCGCCTCCCTCGCCCTCATCCTGGCCATCGCCTCGTACCTGCGACGGCGCCAGGGCGCCATCATGCTCCGCCACGTCGTTGTCCTGCTGCTCATGGCGGGCATCCCGATCTTCCTGGTCTACAAGCAGCCGGACCTGGGGACCGCCATGGTCATGGCCGCGTCCCTGCTGGTCATGATGGTGGTGGCAGGCGTCAAGGGCCGCTATCTCGCCGCGCTCGGGTTGCTGGCCGTGCTCGGCATCGTCGCCGTCGCCCAGCTCGGCGTGCTGAAGCAGTACCAGGTCGATCGGCTCACCTCCTTCGTGCACCAGACGCCAGCCGGGCAGACGACGCCGGCTGCCCAGGGCAGCGCCAGCTCCAACAACCAGAGCCAGCAGTCCACCTACAACCTGGCCCAGTCCAAGATCGCCATCGGCTCGGGGGGCACCACCGGCAAGGGACTGTTCAACGGCTCCCAGACGAACCTCAACTACGTTCCCGAGCAGCAGACCGACTTCATCTTCACTGCGGTCGGCGAGCAGCTGGGCTTCCTCGGGGCCGCCTCCCTGCTGGCGCTGTTCGGGATCATCATCTGGCGGGTCCTGCGAGCTGCCCAGACGGCGCGGGACACATTCGGCACGCTGCTGTGCGGGGGAGTGCTCGGCCTCATCGGGCTCTCGGTGTTCCAGAATGCCGGCATGACGATGGGCATCATGCCCATCACCGGTATTCCGCTGCCTTTCATGAGCTATGGCGGGTCAGCGACCATCGCCTTCTTCGCCGCCATCGGGATCGTGCTCAACGTGGGCATGCGGCGATTCCGCTGAGGGCGTCGATGTCGGGCGACGGGGGAGCCGGCCCCACCCCGTCCCTCGAGGGCCGGGCCGACGACTCTGTGGCTCCCTCCGAGGCCCGGGGCGAGGGCCACCGGGCCCGGCCTCCGGGAGAGCCAGACCAAGCCCCGGCAACGCCCGGCGAGGCCACGTTCGGGCCCGCCGAGGGCCCCGGCGGGCCGGAGGGCCGGGCCGACGTTCCCGGCCAGGTCTCCAGCGAGGGCCACACCAGCGACGGCGACACCAGCGAGGGCCACACCGGCGAGGGCGACACCGGCGAGGGCCACACCGACGAGGGCGAAACCGACGAGGGCGACACCGACGAGGGAGCGGGCGAGCCGGAGGCGATGCGCCAGGCGGCCTTCATGGGCGTCGCCCTGGAGCTGCCCAGCGTCCACCCCTCTGTCGTGCTGCGAGAGATCGACGCGCCAATGCGGGAGCTGCGGGTGACGATCGCGCAGCCCGAGGGCGTCGCCATCGCTTACGCCTGGCGGGGCATCGCCACGCCGCGACCGCTCACCCACGACCTGCTCACCACCATCCTCCAGCGCTTCGGCCTCCAGGTCGACGCGGTGCGGATCACCGGGGTGGACGGCCCGGTCTTCCACGCCGAGCTGGCCCTCTCCGGCCCGAGCGGATCGCACATGGTGCAGTGCCGACCGTCGGACGCGCTCGCCCTCGCGCTCCGCCAGCCGCTGCCGGTCCCGATCATGGTGGCCGAGGAGGTCCTGGTGGCGGCGGGCCGCTCTCCGGGCGCCTGACCCCGCTCCTGACCCGCGAGCCCGAGCAGCCGTCAGTCAGCCAGCAGCCACCGCCACCCGCTCGGCGTCGGGCGGCACGGCCTGCTGGACGTTCTCGTCCGACACCCGGATCAGAAGCGCGATGAGCACGTAGTTGGCGAGGAGCGAGGACCCCCCGTAGGCGACGAACGGCAGGGTCACGCCCGTGAGGGGGAGCAGCCGCACCACCCCTGCCATGATGAAGAAAGCCTGGAAGCCGATGGCCGCGGCGATGCCGGCGGCCAGCAGCTTGGCGAACTCGGACTTGGCCACGAGGGCGGTCCGCAGGGACGCCCCGACCAGCAGCAGGAAGGCCATGACGATCCCGACCGTGCCGAGGAGGCCGGTCTCCTCCCCGATGGCGGCGAAGATGAAGTCGCTGGTGGCGACGGGGATGAGCCCGGGGTGGCCCAGCCCCAGCCCCGAGCCGGCGAGGCCGCCGGAGCCGAGCGCGTACTGGCCCTGCACCACCTGGTAGCCGATCCCGTTTGCGTACTTCCAAGGGTCGAGCCACACGGCGATGCGGTCGTTGACGTGGCCGAAGAGGTGCGAGGCCCCGAAGGCGCCGATCACGAAGAGGATCGCACCCACGACGAGGTAGGTCATGCGCCCGGTCGCCATCCACAGCATCGAGATGAAGAGGACGAAGATGAGCAGCGAGAAGCCCACGTCTCGTTCGGCCGTCATGACGAGCAGGGAGAAGCCCCACGCCAGGACCACCGGGCCGAAGGGTCGTGGATCGGTGAACAGCCGGTTGCCAATGCGCACGGTCGGCAACGTGAGCAGCTCCCGCTTCTCCACGAAGTAGGACGCGAAGAAGATGATGAGGGCGATCTTGGCCAGCTCGACGGGCTGGAAGGTCACCGGCCCGAGCCGCACCCACAGCCGGGCGCCGTTGATGTTCTGGCCGATCTTGGGAGCCAGGGGCACGAGCAGCAGGGCCAACCCGGCGAACGCCACCAGGTACCGGTAGCGGGCCAGGTCGCGCGTGTGGCGCACGACGACCAGTGTGAGCACGTACACGGCGACCCCGAGGCCCGTCCACACCGCCTGGAGGCCCGCCAGCTTGAAGTTGAGGCGGGCGATGACGACGTAGCCGAGCCCGTTGAGGAGCGCCGCGATCGGAAGGATCACCGGCGTGGCGTCGGGCACCATCCACCGGTTGGCAATGTGGGCGACCAGGGCGAGCCCGAAGATGACCCCGAGGAAGGGCCCCACGTTGGCGGGTATGGACGCGGTCTTGCCCAGGGAGGCCAGCACGTAGGCGAACCCGACGAACATGCCCCCGAGGATCAGCAACCCCAGTTCGGTCCGTCGCCTGGACGTGACCGCTCGGCGTCTCGGTCTCACCGGCAGGGGAGCCTACTGCCCGGAGCGGGCCGGCCTTGAGCAGGGCTTACTCGAACGGCGGCTCGACCCATCCCGGGAAGACCTCGGGCAGGTCGGCGCTGACGGTCATCCGAAATTGGGCTGGGCGCTTCTCGAGGAATGCGGCCACCCCCTCGTGCGCGTCCCCAGATCGACCCATCTCGGCCATGGCGCGGGAGTCCATCCTGTGGGCCTCCATCGGATGGTCGGCGCAGAGCATCCGCCACAGCATCCGCCTGGCCAAGGCCACCGACACAGCCGAGGTGTCGTTGGAGATGCCGGCGGCCACGCGGCGGGCGGACGGGAGCAGGTCCTCGTGGGGCACCACCTCGCGCACGAGCCCGGCCACCGCAGCCTCGCCGGCCGGGAACACCCGCCCGCTGAGGACCCAGTCGAGCGCCCTGCTGATGCCCACCACACGGGGAAGGAACCAGCTCGAGCAGGCCTCGGGCACGACTCCCCGCCGAGTGAACACGAAGCCCATCCGTGCCCGCTCGGACGCCAGGCGCACGTCCATCGGTAGCGTCATCGTGAGGCCCACGCCCACCGCCGGCCCGTTGATGGCGGCGATGACGGGCTTGGTCGAGTTGAAGATGCGCAACGCGACGATGCCACCGCCGTCGCGAGGAGGCGGCGCTTCGCCGACGCGACCGCTCGGCCCCCGGTTGTCGAAGGCCGTCGGCCCGGCCGACAGATCAGCACCGGCGCAGAAGGCGCGGCCACGGCCCGTGACGACGATGGCGCGCACCTCGTCATCGGCATCGGCGCGGTCGAACGCATCCAGCAGCTCGTGGAGCATCGTCACGGTGAAGGCGTTGAGGTGGTCGGGACGGTCCAATGTGATGGTCAGGATCCGGTCATCGACCTCGTAGGCGATCTGCTCGTATCCCATCGCGTCGCTCCTTCGTGCGGGGCTGTCAGCGCCAGGGGCCGGGCTAACCTTGGGCCATGGCGGTCAACACGGGCCACATCCTGTCAGGGGGGCACGACGAGGCGGCCGCCGGGGGGACTTTCGATCCTCGGCTGCCCGCCGTCCGCTACCTCAACCGCGAGCTGTCCGAGCTCGACTTCAACGCGCGTCTGCTGGACCTGGCCGAGAGGCCCGACGTGCCGCTGTTGGAGCGGGTCAAGTTCCTCGCCATCTTCAGCGAGCGGCTCGACGAGTTCTTCCAGGTGCGGGTGGCCGGCCTCAAGGACCAGGTGGCTGCGGGCCTGGTGGCGCCGTCTCCCGACGGTCGCAGCCCGGTGGAGCAGCTAGCTGCCATCCGTCCGAAGCTCGAGCAGATGGTCGCCCGCCAGAGCACCATCTTCGTCGGCGAGATCGCACCCGCGCTGGACGAGGCCGGGCTCCATCTGTCCAGTTGGGGCGCGCTGGATGACGACGACCGCAAGCATCTCGACGAGGTCTTCGAGCGGCTGGTCTTTCCGGTCCTCACCCCGCTGGCGGTCGACCCCGGGCACCCCTTCCCCTACATCTCGAACCTCTCGCTCAACCTGGCCGTGATGGTGAGCGACCCGGTCACGAGCGACCAGCGCTTCGCCCGGGTGAAGGTGCCGCCGCTCCTGCCCCGGTTCCTCGTCCTGCCGAGTGGAGATCGGTTCGTCGCCCTCGAGGAGGTGATCGCCGCCCACCTCGATGCGCTCTTCCCGGACATGGAGATCGGGGCCCACTACCCCTTCCGGGTGACCCGGAACGCGGATCTCACACTGGAGGAAGGCGAGGCCGACGACCTGCTTGTCGCGGTGGAGATGGAGCTTCGGCGACGACGCTTCGGGCGCGCCGTACGGCTCGAGATCGATGCCGCCGCCGGTGCCGAAGTCGCCGAGCTGCTGGCGCGGGAGCTCGAGATCGGCCCCGACGACGTGTACCGCGTCGAAGGACTGCTCGGGCTCGAGGGCCTGTGGGCCGTGCACGCCCTCGAGCGGCCCGATCTCCACGACCCGGCGTGGGCGCCAATGACCCAGCCCCGGCTGGCCACGGCGGGGGACGAGGCCGTGGACCTCTTCGCGGTGATCCGAGAGCGCGACGTTCTCGTCCACCACCCCTACGACTCGTTCGCCACCTCGGTCGAGGCCTTCATCGCCCAGGCCGCCGACGACCCGCACGTGCTCGCCATCAAGCAGACCCTGTACCGGACCTCGGGCGACAGCCCCATCGTCCACGGCCTCATCCGCGCGGCCGAGCAGGGCAAGCAGGTGGCGGCGCTGGTGGAGCTCAAAGCGCGTTTCGACGAGCAGGCCAACATCGCCTGGGCGAAGGCGCTGGAAGAGGCGGGCGTCCACGTCGTCTACGGCCTGGTGGGTCTGAAGACACACTCCAAGACCGCGCTCGTCGTGCGCCAGGAAGACGATGGCGTCGTCCGCCGGTACTGCCACGTGGGCACGGGCAACTACAACTCCAAGACCGCCCGTCTGTACGAGGACATCGGGGTGCTGTCTGCCGATCCCGGTCTCGGCGCCGACCTCACCGATCTGTTCAACTTCCTCACCGGCTACAGCCGGCGGTCGACGTATCGGCGGCTCATCCTGGCGCCGGTAGCCATGCGATCGAGGATCATCGAGCTGATCGAGGCCGAGACGGCGGCGGGTCCCGAAGGGCGCATCGTGATCAAGGTGAACGGCCTCGACGACGTGGCGATCATCGACGCCCTGTACGCGGCGTCCGCTGCCGGAGTGCCCATCGATCTCGTCATCCGGGCCATTTGCTGCCTGCGCCCGGGCGTGCCCGGCCTGTCGGAGACCATCCGCGTCCGTTCGATCGTGGGCCGCTTCCTCGAGCACTCGCGGATCTTCAGCTTTGGCGGGGTGGGCGATCGTCCCGAGGTGATGCTCATCGGCTCGGCTGACCTCCGGCGCCGCAACCTCGACCGGCGCATCGAGGCGACGATTCCCGTCGTCGACCCCGAGGCTCGGAGCCGGCTCCGGGAGGTGCTGGAGCTGCTCCTGGCTGACGACACCCAGGCCTGGACCCTGGGTCCGGACGGGTGTTGGTCGAGGGTGCCGACCGAGGCGGGGATCAGCACCCAGCGGCGCCTCATGGAGGCCGCCCGCGAGCGGGCGCAACGGCGGAGAGAACCAGACAACCTGGCGTCACGGCGCCGGACATAGCGGCGTCAGTGGGGATCGAGCGGGAGATCAAGCTGGCGGCCCCCCCGCATTTCGAGATGCCCGACCTCGCCGACGCCATCCCGGACGCAGTGGTGACCACCATTCCGCCGCGCCGGTTGCGCGCGACCTACTGGGACACGCCCGATCTGCGGCTGGCCCGGTCGGGTGTGAGCCTGCGGTACCGGGTCGAGCAGGGCGAGGACAGCAGCGGGGGGCGGTGGACGCTGAAGCTGCCCGGCGATTCCCGCTCCTCGAGCGGCCTCACTCGCCGCGAGCTCGACTTCGAGGGCGCCCCGGGGTCCGTGCCGTCGGCCGCGGCGAGGCTCGTGCGTGCCTACGTCCGCAGCTCGACACTCGGGCGCGTTGCCCGCCTCGACAGCCGGCGGGCGCGCCTTGAGGTGGCCGACATGTCGGGCCGTCCGCTGGCGGAGGTGGACGACGATGTCGTCTCGGTCATGGACGGCCGGCGGGTCCTGGCCCGATTTCGGGAGGTCGAGGTCGAGCTGGCACCCGACGCCCCTGACGGGGTCGCCGAGGAGGTGGCCAAGCGTCTCCGAGAAGCGGGGGCGGACGACCCGGTCCCGCTGCCCAAGGTCGTGCGCGCCCTGGGTCCCCAGGCGCAGGCGCCTTCCGATACCCACGTCGACCCGCCGGCAAAGGGTGCGCGAGCTGACCAGATGGTGCGTGCTGCGCTGGCCTCGGGTGTGTCCCGGCTGGTCAACCACGACCCGGGGGTGCGACTCGACGAGGACCCGGAGGAAGTTCATCAGGCCCGGGTGGCGACGCGGCGGCTCCGTTCCGATCTGCGGACATTCAAGAGCCTCGTCGACCCGGAGTGGGCAGAAGGTCTGCGGCGGGAGCTCGGGTGGCTGGCGTCGCCACTGGGAGAGGTTCGTGACGCCGACGTGCTCCTCGATCGGCTCCGGACAGAGACCGGTCGCTTGCCGTCCGAGGACCGTGCCCAGGTCGGCCCCTTGATCGACCGAGTGGTCGCGTCCCGACAGGCATCCCTGGGGGCCCTGTTCGATGTGCTCGACAGCAAGCGCTACGTCGCTCTCCTCGATGCTCTCGTCGACGGCATCGCCACGCCCCGCCTCACCGCGGTCGCCGAGCAGCCGGCCGAGGAGGTGGCGTCGACCCTCGTCGGCAAGGCGTGGCACAAGCTCCGCCGATCGATCTCGGATCTCGGGCCCGAGCCCGCCGACACCGACCTCCACCGGGTTCGCATCAAGGCCAAGCGCTGCCGGTACGCCGCCGAGGCGGTGATCGGGATCGAGGGGCGCCCGGCCAAGCGGTTCGCCTCTGCCGTCGCCGCCCTGCAGGAGGTGCTCGGTCGGCTCCAGGACTCGGTGGTGGCGGCGGCCTGGTTGCGCGAAGCCATCACCACGGACACGCCTGTCGACCAGGCCGTCGCCATCGGCGAGCTGCTCGGCTTCGCCACGGTGACAGCAGAGGCGTCGCGCCGCGAGTGGCCCGACGCGTGGAAGGGAGCCCGGCGCAAGTCGCTGCGATCGTGGATGACCTGAGCGGCCAGGCCGGCCCGCCCGACGAGACAGCCGGCCCGGGAGGCCGGCCCGAACACGCAGCCGGCCCGGGAGGCCGGCAGGACGAGACGGCGACGGAGCCGGTCGTGGCCGCCGCCGGGGGGGTCGTGTGGCGGCGGGGCGAGGGCAACGTGGTCGAGGTCGTGCTCGTGCACCGACCGCGGTATGACGACTGGTCGCTGCCCAAAGGCAAGCTCGAGGCCGGCGAGGACCACGTCAGCGCCGCCCTTCGCGAGGTCGAAGAGGAGACGGGGCTCCGGTGCGTGCTTGACGAACCCCTCCCCGAGAGCCGGTATCGCGACCGGCGGGGCCGCCTGAAGGTCGTGCGCTACTGGCTCATGCATCCGGTCGCCGGGGCCACCGAGCCATCGGCCTACGCCACTGGCGAGGTGGACCAGGCGGTGTGGCGTGCGGTGGACGACGCCGTGGCCCTGGCGACCTACGAGCGGGACCGGGACCTGATCCAGACTGCCGCCGCGCTCGTTCGGGCCCGGACGTAGGATCATGTGGTGACTGCGCACGTCCTGGCGGTGTCGTTCTCTGACGTGCTGGCGGTGATTGCCCTGGTCGTGGCGGTGACCGTCCTGATCTCGGCCGTGGCCGGCGTGGTGGTGGCGCGCCGGCTCAAGCGTCCTCTGCTGTTGGCTCCCGGCGCCCGGGGGGTGTCGGTTCCGCTCCGCTGGCGCTGGTCGTTGTCGCCCGCCGCGGTGCTGCATCGCCGGCTCGTGCTTGCTACGAACTCCGTGGTGTCGACGGGTCCGATCGAGAGCACACGATGGGGCGGCGTGCGGCAGCAGGCGCCGTGGCAGGAGTTGCTCGAGGATCTCCTGGAGCTGGCCGTCTCGGTGGATCGCCGCCTGGTGGCCGCCGAGCGGCAGCCTCGTGGCCTGCGCCGCCGGCTGTACGCCGAGATCGAGCCCCAGGTGGCGAGGGTGGAGCAGGTCGCCGAGCGCATGCGCACCACCGTCAGCGCCAGAGAGCTGAGCGGCGGCGACCGCTCGGCCGACGATGTCGTCGCCCGCCTCGACGCCATCGACGCCGCCCTGGGTGAGATCCAAGGGCTCAACCCGGACAAGGTTCTCGAACGGGGCGCCGGCCCCGGAGGCCGGCCCGAGAACGCAGCCGGCCCGGGAGGCCGGCCCGAGAACGCAGCCGGCCCGGGGACCGCCCCGCCCCCGGGAAGCGGGTCGAGCACGCCCACAGGCACGAGCTGGACGGAGAAGGTTCCCTGGCCGGGCCAGCGACGCCCTGACCGGCCCGGCGGCTGACGTCCCACCGGGCGCCCTCAGTGGGGCGGCCTCAGTGGGGCGGCCTCAGTCGGGCGGCGCGTCCCCCTTGGCCGGCGACCCGTCGCCCGTCCCGCTCGCCTCGCCGGCGCCGACCTCGTCACCGGTCGGGCTGTGCGGCGAGCGCAGGCCGTGACGGGCCGCCCAGGCGCGACGATCCTCGGCCTCGCGCCCGGCGGCCTCGGCCAGGTCCTCGAGCTCCTGGGCCCGGCGCCGGCGCGACGCACCGGGCTCGACGCGCAACGACAGATAGGCGAGCGCTCCCACAGGGATCGGAAGCCAGAAGTTGACCAGCCGGTAGGTGATCACACCGAGGATGGCGACCCCCCGGGGTGACCCGAACCCGACCAGGGTGGGCACGAGGACGCCCTCGACGATTCCCAACCCTCCCGGCGTGATGGGGAGAACGGCCAGGACGTTGGCCAGACCGTAGGCCACGAGCAGGCCGTACGGGGTCGTGAAGTGACCGAAGGCGGCGACGAACACCCACAGCGAGGAGGCGTCCAGGAGCCAGAAGGCTGCGGCCCAGCACACGGCCACCCCGAGCAGGCGTCGGTCCCGTGACAGCTCGCGCAACCTGGTGGCCAGGCGGCGGACCCCCGCCGTGACGGCGTCGTTGTCCAGGAACGGCAGTCTCGACGTGATCCGGCGGATGATGTGCGCAGCCCGGTCCTCTCCCCGCGTGAAGAGGAGCACCAGGGCGGCGACGGCGGCCATGAGGAGAACACCGACAAGCGCGGCGATCCCGTACAGCGGGTTGAAGCCGCGCAACGGGATGGAGATGACCAAGGCCATCCAGAGCAGCACGTTGAGCACCACGGCCGAGCCGATGCCCTGGGTTGCCACGGCGAAGGTGGCGTCGGCGCCGCTGACACCGGATTCGGTCAGGAGGCGCAGGCCGACCGGTGTTCCCCCGGCCGTGCCTGCCGGGAGGACGTGGCTCACGGCCAGGGTGGACATGTTGATGCGGAGGATCGTGAAGCGCGACGGGGCTCCGTGGGGGAGAACGGCGCGGGTCAGCTGGGAGTAGGCCAGCAGGGCGGCGGCCTCCAGGACGACGCCGGCGGCGGCGTAACCCACGTTGACCTGGCTGATGAGGTGGAGGGAGCGTCCGGCTCCGGCCAGCTGTGGCAGCACCAGGTACTCGACGACCAGGCCCAGAGCCAGGATGGTGAGGGCGTGCCGCACCGAGCGGGAGAGGAGGCTCTTGCTACCCGCCCGGTTGCTGCCGGCCCGGCGCCGGGCGTGGTGCCACCAGCGCGACCGGTCGTCAGTGCTCGTCATCGGCCTCAGCGGTCATCCGAGCGCGCCGCGTCGCATACCCCATGCTTGCATGGCGTCGGTGTCTCGGGGCTGACAGGGTCTGCCCTGGCTGTCACCAAAGGCGGTGTGTAGTCCCGTATGCTGCTCGGCCATGAAGGTCCTGGTCGTCCTCCCGACCTACCAGGAGGCTGAGAACATCGCCAATGTCCTGCGGCGTGTTCGCGCTGCCGACAGCACCGCCCACGTGCTCGTCGTCGACGACGCCAGCCCGGACGGCACCGCCGACCTGGCCATCGCCATCGGAGAGGAGGTCGGAGGCGTCGACGTGTTGCGGCGGCCGGGTAAGTCGGGCCTCGGAAGCGCGTACCGCGACGGTTTCGCGTGGGGCCTCGAGCGTGGGTTCGAGGCGTTCGTCGAGATGGACAGCGACCTGTCGCACGACCCCGCGGCCCTGCCCGATCTCCTCGCTCCACTGGGCCAGGGTGTGGACGTCGTCGTCGGGTCGCGCTACGTGCCAGGCGGCTCGATTCCTCAATGGGGAGTGCACCGGCGAGCTCTCTCCCGGGCAGGGAACGTGTACGCCGCCTTGCTGCTGGGCCTCGACGTCACCGATCTGACGTCTGGCTACCGGGCCTACGGCGCCAACATCCTCCGCCACATCGACCTCGGCGCGGTGCGAGCCGATGGCTATGGCTTTCAGATCGAGATGGTCCACCGAGCCTCGCTTGCGGGAGGACGGGTCACGGAGGTACCGATCCGTTTCGTGGACCGGGTCGAGGGCCGTTCCAAGATGTCGATGCGGATCACCGTGGAGGCTCTCGGCCTCGTGACCTGGTGGGGGATGGTGCGGTTGTTCCGTCGCCGGCAGCCGTCCGGGGCGCCGACCGTAGAGGCGGGCGTCGGCAGCCGCGGCCAGCCCGCACCCTGACCGACTGGGCGTCAGACCCCGACGATTCCGTGGTCGCCGAGCGGCCCGACCTTCCAGTCCCTCGCCCGGGCACGCTCAGCCAGCAGCGGTAGGGATCCCAGCGCGGCCTGCCACGCGCCGGGCGCCGAGGCGCAGTCGGAGTCGTGGAGGACGACGGTCGCTCCGGGGACGAGGCCGCGCTCCAGGTCGGCGACGACGCTCGCCGGCGTGGCCGAAGCTCGCCAGTCCTTGCCCCACGACGTCCACAGCACCAGCTGCAGCTGGAGGCGCCGGGCGGCAAGCAAGGTCCCGCTCGAGATGGCGCCGTAGGGCGGCCGGAACCAGACGGGGCGTCCGCCGGTTGCGTCCTCCACGACGCTGACGGCACGCGCCAAGTCGGCCAGTACCCCCCTCGGCGAGCGTTGCAGGTGCGAGCGGTGCTCGTCGGCGTGTACCCCGATCTCGTGGCCGGCGGCGGCCACCTCGGCGGCGAGCCCGGGTGCCCGGCGGACCATGGCACCCAGCATGAAGAACGTCGCCGTCCATCCCAGGGCGGCCAGAGCCTCGAGGAAGGCCGGGGTCGACGCTGGGTCGGGACCGTCGTCGAACGTGATCGCCAGGTGGTCGGAGCGGCCGACGCCGTGCAGCCTCGGTAGGAGGCGGCGACCAGCCGACGGGACCAGGCGGA
The sequence above is drawn from the Acidimicrobiales bacterium genome and encodes:
- a CDS encoding polyprenol monophosphomannose synthase, which produces MKVLVVLPTYQEAENIANVLRRVRAADSTAHVLVVDDASPDGTADLAIAIGEEVGGVDVLRRPGKSGLGSAYRDGFAWGLERGFEAFVEMDSDLSHDPAALPDLLAPLGQGVDVVVGSRYVPGGSIPQWGVHRRALSRAGNVYAALLLGLDVTDLTSGYRAYGANILRHIDLGAVRADGYGFQIEMVHRASLAGGRVTEVPIRFVDRVEGRSKMSMRITVEALGLVTWWGMVRLFRRRQPSGAPTVEAGVGSRGQPAP
- a CDS encoding YbhN family protein, with amino-acid sequence MTSTDDRSRWWHHARRRAGSNRAGSKSLLSRSVRHALTILALGLVVEYLVLPQLAGAGRSLHLISQVNVGYAAAGVVLEAAALLAYSQLTRAVLPHGAPSRFTILRINMSTLAVSHVLPAGTAGGTPVGLRLLTESGVSGADATFAVATQGIGSAVVLNVLLWMALVISIPLRGFNPLYGIAALVGVLLMAAVAALVLLFTRGEDRAAHIIRRITSRLPFLDNDAVTAGVRRLATRLRELSRDRRLLGVAVCWAAAFWLLDASSLWVFVAAFGHFTTPYGLLVAYGLANVLAVLPITPGGLGIVEGVLVPTLVGFGSPRGVAILGVITYRLVNFWLPIPVGALAYLSLRVEPGASRRRRAQELEDLAEAAGREAEDRRAWAARHGLRSPHSPTGDEVGAGEASGTGDGSPAKGDAPPD
- a CDS encoding polysaccharide deacetylase family protein, which translates into the protein MSSTVRAPQRGLVMATGAALAAAHAGPSVVRLVPSAGRRLLPRLHGVGRSDHLAITFDDGPDPASTPAFLEALAALGWTATFFMLGAMVRRAPGLAAEVAAAGHEIGVHADEHRSHLQRSPRGVLADLARAVSVVEDATGGRPVWFRPPYGAISSGTLLAARRLQLQLVLWTSWGKDWRASATPASVVADLERGLVPGATVVLHDSDCASAPGAWQAALGSLPLLAERARARDWKVGPLGDHGIVGV